A region from the Halomonas piscis genome encodes:
- the iscB gene encoding RNA-guided endonuclease IscB, whose translation MAVFVLDKQKRPLMPCSEKRARLLRERGRAVVHKRYPFTIRLKDRVEGDTQPLRLGIDPGSKTTGLALVREDAEDRHVLCLFELVHRGFQIRKALEQRRAFRRRRRRQNLRYRAPRFNNRTRPKGWLAPSLRHRVDTITAWVNRLTRLAPVTAISQELVRFDTQKLDNPEISGVEYQQGSLLGYEVREYLLEKWGRECAYCGDTDTPLDVEHVVPRAHGGSHRVSNLTLACHACNQGKGNGTLDTFFTTDKGLKKRLKANNLSADARQERVQCELKRPLRDASAVNATRWVLFGALKATGLPVTAGSGGRTKYNRQRLGIPKTHALDAACVGPMDALHHWQVPTLTIKATGRGSYQRTRLTRHGFPRGYLMRQKQVHGFQTGDMVKAIVPTGKKAGIHTGRVAVRKTGRFNIQTEQGAVQGISHKHCLLIQRGDGYGYRLTSSIQPKGGAGQTVA comes from the coding sequence ATGGCGGTTTTCGTATTGGACAAACAGAAACGGCCCCTGATGCCGTGCAGCGAGAAGCGCGCCCGGTTGTTGCGGGAACGCGGTCGCGCTGTGGTGCATAAGCGCTATCCGTTCACGATCCGGCTCAAGGATCGGGTGGAGGGTGACACCCAGCCGCTGCGACTCGGCATCGACCCCGGCAGCAAGACCACCGGGCTGGCGTTAGTGCGCGAGGATGCCGAGGATCGTCACGTGCTGTGCCTGTTCGAGCTTGTCCATCGTGGCTTTCAGATTCGCAAGGCGCTGGAGCAGCGCCGAGCCTTTCGTCGCCGTCGTCGCCGTCAGAACCTGCGCTACCGGGCGCCACGCTTCAACAACCGCACCCGACCCAAGGGCTGGCTGGCTCCCAGCCTGCGGCACCGTGTCGATACCATCACGGCTTGGGTGAACCGGCTGACTCGTCTGGCGCCGGTCACTGCCATCAGTCAGGAGTTGGTGCGCTTCGATACGCAGAAGCTGGACAACCCGGAGATCAGCGGTGTCGAGTACCAGCAGGGCTCGCTGCTCGGCTACGAGGTGCGCGAATACCTGCTGGAAAAGTGGGGGCGCGAGTGCGCCTACTGTGGTGATACCGACACCCCACTGGACGTCGAGCATGTGGTACCTCGTGCTCACGGTGGCTCGCACCGCGTCAGTAACCTGACGCTGGCCTGCCACGCCTGCAACCAGGGCAAGGGCAACGGCACGCTGGACACTTTCTTCACCACCGACAAGGGGCTCAAGAAGCGACTCAAGGCTAACAACCTGTCGGCGGATGCTCGACAGGAGCGCGTGCAATGTGAGCTCAAGCGCCCGCTGCGGGATGCCAGCGCCGTCAACGCGACCCGTTGGGTGCTGTTCGGTGCTCTCAAGGCCACCGGTCTGCCGGTGACAGCAGGTAGCGGCGGGCGCACCAAGTACAACCGCCAGCGCCTCGGCATTCCCAAGACCCACGCCCTGGACGCCGCCTGCGTCGGCCCAATGGACGCCCTGCACCATTGGCAGGTGCCGACGCTGACGATCAAGGCCACCGGACGCGGCAGCTATCAACGCACCCGATTGACCCGGCACGGTTTCCCGCGTGGCTATCTGATGCGGCAGAAGCAGGTGCACGGTTTTCAGACCGGCGACATGGTGAAAGCCATCGTGCCCACCGGCAAGAAGGCCGGCATCCATACGGGCCGTGTCGCTGTGCGTAAAACCGGCCGCTTCAACATTCAGACCGAGCAGGGGGCAGTGCAAGGTATCTCGCACAAGCACTGCTTGCTGATCCAACGCGGTGATGGCTACGGCTACCGCCTCACCTCATCCATTCAACCAAAGGGAGGAGCGGGGCAGACGGTGGCGTAA
- a CDS encoding glutathione S-transferase has protein sequence MIRLHHLEKSRSHRILWLLEALELDYELVEYPRSADGLAPESLRRVHPLGASPVITDGEQTLAESGAIIESLLARYGEGRCQPAADDAAGWVNYRYWLHYAEGSLMPLLVMRLVFGQLPAQSPWPVRPVAKGIDKAVNQRFLGPRLERHLALIEAHLARHGEFAPGWPSGADIQMSFPLQTLGLTRSLDGYPAITAFLQRVEEDAAWQRVVERAGPVSLPG, from the coding sequence ATGATTCGCCTTCACCATCTGGAAAAGTCCCGCTCTCACCGCATCCTCTGGCTGCTGGAAGCCCTTGAGCTCGACTACGAACTGGTGGAATATCCGCGTAGCGCCGACGGGCTGGCGCCGGAGTCGCTCAGGCGCGTGCATCCGCTGGGCGCCTCGCCGGTGATCACCGACGGCGAGCAGACCCTGGCCGAATCCGGCGCGATCATCGAGTCTCTGCTGGCGCGCTACGGTGAGGGCCGCTGCCAGCCCGCGGCGGACGACGCCGCCGGCTGGGTGAACTACCGCTACTGGCTGCACTACGCCGAGGGGTCGCTGATGCCGCTTCTGGTCATGCGGCTGGTTTTCGGCCAGCTGCCCGCGCAGTCGCCGTGGCCGGTTCGCCCCGTGGCCAAAGGCATCGACAAGGCCGTCAACCAGCGTTTTCTGGGACCCCGGCTCGAACGGCACCTGGCCCTGATCGAGGCGCACCTGGCCCGCCACGGCGAGTTTGCGCCGGGCTGGCCAAGCGGGGCGGATATCCAGATGAGCTTTCCGCTGCAAACGCTCGGTCTGACGCGTTCGCTGGACGGCTACCCGGCAATTACCGCCTTTCTTCAGCGAGTCGAGGAGGACGCGGCCTGGCAGCGCGTGGTCGAGCGTGCCGGGCCGGTTAGCCTGCCCGGCTGA
- the nhaD gene encoding sodium:proton antiporter NhaD, whose protein sequence is MPKLYAASGQPRFFRRWLFLLTIPLLLVSLPGHAMNGALDLTETRVGMLAIAVFVLAYMLVIAEEKLHMRKSKPVLVAAGIIWALIGWVYVNNGMSAASEQAFRTTLLEFTELMLFLLVAMTYINAMEERRVFDKLRSWMLLKGFSYRSLFWLTGGLAFVLSPVADNLTTALLMCAVITKVAEGDKRFINLACINVVVAANAGGAFSPFGDITTLMVWQAGIVEFHTFFALFFPALANFLIPAIIMSLFIKSDKPSSIQEDVWLKRGARRIVLLFLLTIATAVTCHMLLGLPPVLGMMTGLGYLQFFGYFLRQSLPRSLERKRERYSRRGDQKKLAQLGSVVPFDIFSRVARSEWDTLLFFYGVVMCVGGLGFMGYLSLLSEALYGGWDATSANVTLGALSALVDNIPVMFAVLTMEPDMSQGHWLLITLTAGVGGSLLSIGSAAGVAVMGQARGAYTFMGHLRWMPAIFLGYVVSILLHLWINAGSFAG, encoded by the coding sequence ATGCCCAAGCTATACGCAGCATCCGGCCAGCCGCGATTTTTTCGCCGCTGGCTTTTTTTGCTGACTATCCCCCTGCTTCTTGTCAGCCTGCCCGGCCACGCCATGAACGGCGCGCTCGACCTGACCGAGACCCGCGTGGGCATGCTGGCCATCGCCGTGTTTGTCCTGGCGTACATGCTGGTCATCGCCGAAGAAAAGTTACACATGCGCAAGTCCAAGCCGGTGCTGGTGGCCGCGGGGATCATCTGGGCGCTGATCGGCTGGGTGTACGTCAATAACGGCATGTCCGCGGCCTCCGAGCAGGCGTTTCGCACCACGCTGCTGGAATTTACCGAGCTGATGCTGTTTTTGCTGGTGGCGATGACCTACATCAACGCCATGGAAGAGCGCCGGGTGTTCGACAAGCTGCGCTCGTGGATGCTGCTCAAGGGCTTCAGCTATCGCTCGCTGTTCTGGCTGACCGGAGGGCTTGCCTTCGTGCTCTCGCCGGTAGCCGACAACCTGACCACGGCGCTTTTGATGTGCGCCGTCATCACCAAGGTGGCCGAAGGCGACAAGCGCTTCATCAACCTGGCCTGCATCAACGTGGTGGTGGCCGCCAACGCCGGCGGCGCTTTCAGCCCGTTCGGCGATATCACCACGCTGATGGTGTGGCAGGCGGGCATCGTGGAGTTCCATACGTTTTTTGCCCTCTTCTTCCCGGCGCTGGCCAACTTCCTGATTCCCGCGATCATCATGAGCCTGTTCATCAAAAGCGACAAACCGTCGAGCATCCAGGAAGACGTCTGGCTCAAGCGCGGCGCCCGGCGCATCGTGCTGCTGTTCCTGCTGACCATCGCCACCGCCGTTACCTGCCACATGCTGCTGGGGCTGCCGCCGGTGCTGGGCATGATGACCGGGCTTGGCTACCTGCAGTTTTTCGGCTACTTCCTGCGCCAGAGCCTGCCGCGCTCGCTTGAGCGCAAGCGCGAACGCTACAGCCGCCGGGGCGACCAGAAAAAGCTCGCCCAGCTGGGCAGCGTAGTGCCGTTCGATATCTTCAGCCGGGTGGCGCGCAGCGAATGGGATACGCTGCTGTTCTTCTACGGCGTAGTGATGTGCGTCGGCGGGCTTGGCTTCATGGGCTACCTGAGCCTGCTTTCCGAGGCTCTGTACGGCGGCTGGGACGCCACCTCGGCCAACGTCACCCTGGGCGCGCTCTCCGCTCTGGTGGACAACATCCCGGTGATGTTTGCGGTGCTGACCATGGAGCCGGACATGTCCCAGGGTCACTGGCTGCTGATCACCCTGACCGCGGGCGTCGGCGGCAGCCTTCTGTCGATCGGCTCGGCGGCGGGCGTGGCGGTCATGGGGCAGGCGCGCGGCGCCTACACCTTCATGGGCCACCTGCGCTGGATGCCGGCCATTTTCCTCGGCTATGTCGTCAGCATCCTCTTGCACCTGTGGATCAACGCCGGCAGCTTCGCCGGCTAG
- the rpsT gene encoding 30S ribosomal protein S20, translated as MANSKQARKRALQAEKRRALRSSQRTMVRTYVKRVLKAVETGDHARSMEEFQKAQPIIDRIADKDALSKKKAARLKSRLNKRVKALAA; from the coding sequence GTGGCGAACAGCAAGCAAGCCCGCAAGCGCGCCCTTCAGGCCGAGAAGCGTCGTGCCCTGAGATCCAGCCAGCGCACCATGGTCCGCACTTACGTCAAGCGCGTGCTCAAGGCCGTTGAAACCGGCGACCACGCCAGGTCCATGGAAGAGTTCCAGAAGGCGCAGCCGATCATCGACCGCATCGCCGACAAGGATGCGCTGTCCAAGAAAAAGGCCGCGCGCCTGAAAAGCCGCTTGAACAAGCGCGTCAAGGCACTGGCGGCGTAA
- the murJ gene encoding murein biosynthesis integral membrane protein MurJ, which yields MSTQTSADDKTSPPARKGLMGSGLMVSTMTMLSRVMGLVRDVVIATLLGAGSGADAFFVAFKIPNFLRRLFAEGAFNQAFVPVLSEYSARRAREEVRELLNATAGSLGAALALLTAVAVLAAPWLAWLFAPGFGRDPEKLALTVDMLRLTFPYLLLISLTAFAGSVLNTWGRFAVPAFTPVLLNLSLIGAALFLTPLMEVPAMALAWGVLIAGAVQLTFQVPFLARLGLLPAPWPNFAHDGVKRILKLMAPALFGVSVAQINLLLDTVLASLLAGGSVSWLYYSDRLVELPLGVFGVAIGTVILPALSRRHAEQSTAHFSAMLDWAVRMVLLLGLPAALALAVLAEPLLITLFHYGAMTEQDIHMAAMSLRAYALGLPAFMLIKVLAPGFFARQDTKTPVKVGMVAMVANMGFNLALIWPLAHAGLALATSLSAFLNAGLLAFLLRRQNVLVLQPGWGRFAAQLLGGCALMVAVLGLLVPGVAAWFDAELGWRAAWVALLVAAGAGAYFAWLGLLGLRPGHLRMGG from the coding sequence ATGAGCACGCAAACATCGGCAGACGACAAGACTTCACCGCCGGCGCGCAAGGGGCTGATGGGCTCGGGGCTGATGGTCAGCACCATGACCATGCTCTCCCGGGTCATGGGGCTTGTGCGCGACGTGGTCATCGCCACGCTGCTGGGCGCCGGCAGCGGGGCGGATGCGTTTTTTGTCGCCTTCAAGATCCCCAACTTTCTGCGCCGGCTGTTCGCCGAAGGGGCGTTCAACCAGGCGTTTGTGCCGGTGCTGTCGGAATACTCCGCCCGGCGCGCCCGAGAGGAGGTGCGCGAGCTTTTGAACGCGACCGCCGGCAGCCTGGGGGCGGCGCTTGCGCTGCTCACCGCGGTCGCCGTCCTTGCCGCGCCCTGGCTTGCCTGGCTGTTTGCCCCGGGCTTTGGCCGCGACCCGGAAAAGCTGGCGCTGACGGTGGACATGCTGCGGCTGACGTTTCCCTATCTGCTGCTGATTTCGCTGACGGCGTTTGCCGGCAGCGTGCTCAACACCTGGGGGCGCTTTGCGGTGCCGGCGTTCACCCCGGTGCTGCTCAACCTCTCGCTGATCGGCGCGGCGCTGTTCTTGACCCCGCTGATGGAGGTGCCGGCCATGGCGCTGGCCTGGGGGGTGCTCATTGCCGGGGCCGTGCAGCTGACCTTTCAGGTGCCGTTTCTAGCGCGGCTGGGACTTTTGCCGGCCCCCTGGCCGAACTTTGCCCACGACGGCGTCAAGCGCATCCTGAAGCTGATGGCGCCGGCGCTTTTTGGCGTCTCGGTCGCCCAGATCAACCTGCTGCTGGATACGGTGCTCGCCTCCCTGTTGGCGGGGGGCAGCGTGTCCTGGCTTTATTATTCCGACCGCCTGGTGGAGCTGCCGCTGGGCGTGTTCGGCGTGGCCATCGGCACGGTGATTCTGCCGGCGCTCTCCCGCCGCCATGCCGAGCAGTCAACGGCGCATTTTTCCGCCATGCTCGACTGGGCCGTGCGCATGGTGCTGCTGCTGGGGCTGCCGGCGGCGCTGGCGCTTGCCGTGCTTGCCGAGCCCTTGTTGATTACGCTGTTCCACTATGGCGCCATGACCGAGCAGGACATTCACATGGCGGCCATGAGTCTGCGAGCCTATGCGCTGGGGCTGCCGGCGTTCATGCTGATCAAGGTGCTGGCGCCGGGTTTTTTTGCCCGGCAGGATACCAAGACGCCGGTCAAGGTGGGCATGGTCGCCATGGTGGCCAATATGGGCTTCAACCTGGCGTTGATCTGGCCGCTGGCCCACGCCGGGCTGGCGCTGGCCACGTCGCTGTCCGCGTTTCTGAACGCCGGGCTGCTGGCCTTTTTGCTGCGCCGTCAGAACGTGCTGGTGCTCCAGCCCGGCTGGGGGCGCTTTGCCGCTCAGCTGCTTGGCGGATGCGCGCTGATGGTGGCGGTGCTCGGGCTGCTGGTGCCCGGCGTGGCGGCCTGGTTTGACGCCGAGCTTGGCTGGCGAGCGGCCTGGGTGGCGCTGCTGGTGGCAGCCGGGGCCGGCGCCTACTTTGCCTGGCTGGGGCTTTTGGGGCTGCGGCCCGGGCATCTGCGCATGGGCGGCTAG
- the ribF gene encoding bifunctional riboflavin kinase/FAD synthetase produces MRVIRGLHNLQASHRGCVATIGNFDGVHRGHQAILQQCREHAARLGVPLAVVVFEPQPREYFAGDQAPPRLTRLREKVRLLRRHGVDQVLCLPFNEALRSLTGREFIDRVLLAGLGVRHLVVGDDFRFGCDRQGDFALLETVGQACGFGVEHTRSFEIENERVSSTRVRTLLASGNFCAAARLLGRPYTLDGRIVRDQQLGRTIGAPTANLPLLPRPLALRGVFAVVAERENGERYRGVANVGFRPTVGSTRPMLEVHLFDFSDDLYGQRMTVYPCARLRGEVKFNDFAALKEQIARDQVSARRYLAAAAIDDDSALPLASAPLGGEAAGSHSPPFDSSSAGSAADANDG; encoded by the coding sequence ATGCGCGTCATACGAGGTTTGCACAATTTACAGGCGTCCCACCGGGGTTGCGTGGCAACCATCGGCAACTTCGACGGCGTGCACCGCGGCCATCAGGCCATTTTGCAGCAGTGCCGCGAGCACGCCGCGCGCCTGGGCGTGCCCCTGGCCGTGGTGGTGTTCGAGCCCCAGCCGCGCGAGTACTTTGCCGGAGACCAGGCGCCGCCGCGGCTGACCCGGCTGCGCGAAAAGGTGCGCCTGCTGCGCCGCCACGGCGTCGACCAGGTGCTCTGCCTGCCGTTCAACGAGGCGCTGCGCAGCCTCACCGGGCGCGAGTTCATCGACCGGGTGCTGCTCGCCGGCCTCGGCGTGCGCCACCTGGTCGTGGGCGACGACTTTCGCTTTGGCTGCGACCGCCAGGGCGACTTCGCCCTGCTGGAAACCGTGGGCCAGGCGTGCGGCTTTGGCGTCGAGCATACTCGCAGCTTCGAAATAGAGAACGAGCGCGTCTCCAGCACCCGGGTGCGCACCCTGCTTGCCAGCGGCAACTTCTGCGCCGCCGCTCGGCTGCTGGGTCGGCCCTATACCCTGGACGGGCGAATCGTGCGCGACCAGCAGCTGGGCCGCACCATCGGCGCGCCCACGGCCAATCTTCCGCTGCTGCCGCGCCCGCTTGCGCTGCGCGGCGTGTTTGCCGTGGTGGCCGAGCGGGAAAACGGCGAGCGCTACCGGGGCGTGGCCAACGTCGGCTTTCGCCCCACGGTGGGCAGCACCCGGCCGATGCTTGAAGTCCATCTGTTTGACTTCAGCGACGATCTCTACGGCCAGCGGATGACGGTTTACCCCTGTGCGCGGCTGCGCGGCGAGGTCAAGTTCAACGACTTTGCCGCGCTCAAGGAGCAGATCGCTCGGGATCAGGTGAGCGCCCGGCGCTACCTTGCCGCTGCCGCCATCGATGACGACAGCGCGCTACCCCTGGCCTCGGCCCCGCTCGGCGGCGAAGCGGCCGGCTCCCACTCTCCCCCTTTTGATTCTTCCTCGGCGGGTAGTGCCGCCGACGCTAACGACGGCTGA